Proteins encoded by one window of Mercenaria mercenaria strain notata chromosome 4, MADL_Memer_1, whole genome shotgun sequence:
- the LOC123553232 gene encoding uncharacterized protein LOC123553232 → MIMGDRTVISLRDWKVFNKVIPKYIKNNMNIEQAVDLLYLRGYITKEKKQILETICCSEVRNKDKNRKLLIELLTTLDFNDIVRFLRDIGQNSFANELQMERYSRGIIIPSHGSDIAVRYGTFTYYNNLKIQMDNNIFHDRIIELVRRSAFLKGSLTIETNPTKRQRLVDRYAVVTYQKVAQYRDREDRVKMLQEMKDSLPTDVDGTFTNIIYLCKMAVTEMHAGNEELAKEYTSEAFKLCDGCQQTFVKVFLCHDLQFVSRILHSSSHTDRHLKDTISGGDLGLLFMQEEQDDSAKIWNRVFLSENAMGLLKIRSNFKVILEETVDENDIRHAEMLLEHLVTKQGPLEIRREMIYFLCQARISELRADLDEAKDYALKAKILAEEGVHFENDKTNIADYYDYLCGK, encoded by the exons ATGATAATGGGAGATCGAACGGTGATAAGCCTTCGTGATTGGAAAGTATTCAATAAAGTGATTCctaaatacataaaaaacaatatgaatatAGAACAAGCTGTCGATTTGTTGTATTTGCGAGGATATATTACAAAGGAGAAAAAGCAAATATTAGAAACGATCTGTTGTAGTGAAGTTAGGAATAAAGACAAAAACAGAAAACTATTAATTGAATTATTAACTACCTTAGATTTCAATGACATTGTAAGATTTTTACGAGATATAGGTCAGAACTCTTTTGCTAATGAACTTCAAATGGAACGCTATAGTAGAGGTATCATTATACCTTCACACGGCTCTGACATAGCAGTAAGATATGGGACTTTTACTTATTACAACAATTTGAAAATTCAAATGGATAACAACATTTTTCATGACAGAATTATAGAACTTGTTAGGCGTTCAGCTTTTTTGAAAGGATCACTAACTATCGAAACGAATCCAACGAAAAGGCAACGTCTCGTGGATCGATATGCAGTGGTAACCTATCAGAAAGTGGCACAATACAG GGACAGAGAAGACAgagtaaaaatgttacaagaaatgAAAGATTCCTTACCGACAGACGTGGATGGAACATTTACAAATATCATTTACCTATGTAAGATGGCGGTGACGGAAATGCATGCGGGAAATGAGGAGTTGGCGAAAGAATACACGAGCGAAGCATTTAAACTGTGTGACGGCTGCCAACAAACATTTGTCAAAGTCTTTCTTTGTCATGATCTACAATTCGTGTCAAGAATTTTACATTCCTCCTCACATACTGACAGACATTTGAAAGATACAATTTCAGGAGGAGATCTCGGATTACTTTTCATGCAGGAAGAACAAGATGACTCAGCAAAGATATGGAATCGTGTCTTTCTTTCTGAGAATGCTATGGGACTTCTTAAGATTAGGAGCAATTTTAAAGTGATCCTGGAagaaacagtagatgaaaatgACATAAGGCATGCTGAGATGCTGTTGGAACATTTGGTTACTAAACAAGGCCCGCTTGAAATTCGCAGGGAGATGATTTATTTTCTGTGTCAAGCACGTATCAGTGAACTCAGAGCAGATTTAGACGAGGCTAAGGATTATGCCTTGAAGGCCAAAATCCTGGCAGAAGAAGGTGTTCATTTTGAAAACGACAAAACTAACATCGCTGATTATTATGATTATCTATGCGGCAAATAA